Below is a genomic region from Pleuronectes platessa chromosome 2, fPlePla1.1, whole genome shotgun sequence.
AATGTCTTAGGAAAGCCTTAGGTATTTATGTTGCAACTTGTTACAACTTGTGAATCCGAGGTTGAAGAATAATCGCACTGAACCGAAGTACAGTCCTACTGTGAATATTCATTCATGTCTTAAACACAGAAAGGCAAACGCCATCTCCTTCACGTTGATCTttgattttaatgtgttttgtgaCTGATGCATCTTTTACCAAACATCCTGAGAATCTGAAGCTCCGCAGAGCCTCGGGCTGTGGCGCTCGCTGACATCGTTTCACCAGCATCTTCTTTGTCTTTGGGAGACAGCTGTTCAGTTCTCAAGTGTTGTAGGAACTACTTCAGGTGACCGCAATGCCATGTCTGAGTTTGCAAAGTGGTGGACATGACAAAACCCACTTTGTCTCAGATCATCAACATAttggggaaattcacttgttacttTCTTGCTGAGAGATGGATTAGAAGATGAATAATACCGGATTCCAGTCTGGGGCCTGTTTCATTAAAACAATTTGTGGGAGCTGTTCATAAAATGGCTGACGAAAGCTGCCGGGGGTCGATTGTGGGATGATTTGCTTCGATTAGTCAAACTCGTCAAACCTGATTCTACGATAAGCCCTTCAAAACGTGGCTCGGCCGGGGTTTTATACGTTGAATTAGCAtgttcctgtgtctgtgtggtcaaAATTGGCCTTAGGTGTAAATGTTAAGCCAAGCGAACTGTATCTTCCCATTAACACTTCAATCTTCTCATCCATCTATTCGCAAGAAAGCAAAAAAagtctatttaaaaaataacgGTCCAACTCTTCATTTGAATCAGTATGAAATAAAAGAGATCAATAAATGACAGATTATGACCAAGACGTTGCtgtgttgctttttatttttggaaaatGGAAATGTACTCGGTTCTATACAGAAGCTTTAATGGATTTAATCTGAGTTTACAGTCATTGGGTTCTGTACAGGATCGCACGCTCACAGCCCTGTATCACCAGTTCCCTTTCAGACAGGAACTTTTTATGTTCAAATAAATTACATCTACCATTCAACAGTGTTACATATTTGCAGCATGGTATCACCAAACTTCACGATCCATCCAGTAGGAATCTGTTTAGTTATATACAATGGCCCTTTCAGCTACTGcactaaaatacattttctatctCCTCTCTTACCAATTGATCCgttccctgtttgtttctatccACGTTTTGAATCTCTAACAGAGGCTGAAGTGCGTCTGCAGGTGGTGAGGccattttgtttcctttttggcGGTACACTGACCAAGTTACATGAAGCATAAGAGACAATGCGTTAGCCCGACTTCTATTTATTCACATTAGTGTAGGTGAGAGTAAATCACTTTTATGCCGATAGAAGCCTTTGATGTCTCAACTACAGCCAACGAGACTCGAGAGAAAAGTTAGCTTGACTAAAAATTCAACTGAAGTCTGCACAGGATCTTCTTCTGGTCTCCGCTGACCTCATGTCATTGGTCAAAGCTACAACAAAGCGATTTTATATAAATTGTTTGAATTGGCCTGATGGAGAATTTTTAAGGGACAGTTTTTCATCTTGGGTCCTCAGCTATAACTGAGGAGAGATCTGTGGAAGGTGACAGGGCCACAACAGCACCCTGTAAAAAGAGACGTAGTGTTTAGCTAGTTTAACGTGTAGTTAGGTTTACCAATGCTGTGCAAACTTTGCCCACCTTCATCAGGCTTCTCCCCTTAGAAGAGACCACAATCCTTCAGGTTCTCTTTGATGATGATGTCGGTTACAGCGTCAAACACAAACTTGACGTTTTCCGTGTCTGTGGCGCAGGTCATGTGAGAGTAGATTTCTTTGATACCTTTGCGCATGTTCAGATCCAAAAACTGCAGCTTGATGTAGTTACCAGCGTCCTCGAAGGTGTTGGGTCCTTAACGAAAAGATATAAAAGGGTCTATTTAACTGGCCGTCAGTTTCCTGAGAAGGAAATCTGCTGTATTTACGTACCATCGTAGTCAGGGAAGCACATGCTGAGATGAGCTTTCTTGATCTTCTCAAGGAACACGTCTTTCTTGTTGAGGAAGAGGACAATGGAGGTGGCGATGAAGTAGCGATGGTTGCAGATACTGTTGAACAAGTGCAGACTCTCGTGCATTCGATTCTGAAAGAAAAAGTATGAGTTTAAGCCCAACATAAAGCCTTTCAAACATTTGAGCGgctaaaccatagactgtatgtagAGATGGATAACACATCTCCGCTTCCTCCCATTATTCCCGAAATTAAGCTTAAATATTCCGTATATGAACGCCACCAATTGCAGATTTGCACAGCAGCGATCGAGGAATGGAGGCGCTGTAGCCATCAACATATCTTGAGTCATTCTCTCAGCTATCAATCTTGACGTAACTTATTAAAACTatacttaacaaaaaaaacctcaagTGTGACAACAACTACAtatctaaaatgacagaaatctaAAATTGTGGGGGAAAATGATATAAATTCGATCCACGTCTCATCTATTAACATGGGGGTGTTAGAATATATTACaaatactgcagccggccactagATGGCCATCCACCCACTTTGTTTCCACCTCagtttttgggagctgtcatgtggCCCATCTCTATATACTGTCTGTGGTCCCACAGGGATAAGACACAAATCGCATAGCATGTCCAGTGTGTAATTTAAGTCTTATTGTACCACTTCATCATCCTCCACCAGCACCATGTCGTAGGCGCTCAAAGCAGCAATGAAGATGATACAGGTCACGCCTTCGAAACAATGAATCCACTTcttcctctctgacctctgccCCCCCACATCGAACATTCTGCATGGAAACAAAGGCATATTATCGTCATGACAGACCTGATGATGACTAACTAGCTGCAACCCCCCCGAAAACCCCCAGCACCGCTTCACCTAAAGTTCAGGTCTTTGAGGCCAAACGTGGTCTCGATGATACCGGTGGTCTTCACTCTTGATCGCAGCACGTCCTGCTCAGTGGGCACATAGCCTGGCTGGACCAGCCGCTCCAAGTCACTCAGGTAGCTGAAGGAAAAGGACACGAATTCAATA
It encodes:
- the gnat1 gene encoding guanine nucleotide-binding protein G(t) subunit alpha-1, which produces MGAGASAEDKHSKELEKKLKEDAEKDARTVKLLLLGAGESGKSTIVKQMKIIHQDGYSLEESMEFIVIIYSNTLQSIMAVVKAMGTFNINFGHSDQQDDARKLMHLADTIEEGSMPKELSDIILRLWKDTGIQACFERASEYQLNDSAGYYLSDLERLVQPGYVPTEQDVLRSRVKTTGIIETTFGLKDLNFRMFDVGGQRSERKKWIHCFEGVTCIIFIAALSAYDMVLVEDDEVNRMHESLHLFNSICNHRYFIATSIVLFLNKKDVFLEKIKKAHLSMCFPDYDGPNTFEDAGNYIKLQFLDLNMRKGIKEIYSHMTCATDTENVKFVFDAVTDIIIKENLKDCGLF